In Polaribacter pacificus, the genomic window CGTTAATCCTAATACAGAATAAAAATCAAAATAAAAATTGCCAATAGGTACAAAAAAAACAGAGGATCCAAAACCTCCAATAGTACCAATTATTTCTGCAAAAAGAGCGAGAAGGATAAATATGTAGTTTAACTTTTCCATTAAAATTAGCAATGCATCGTGTTATTGAGCATCAATACTTTTTTTTATAAAAACATGCAGACTAATTGGAATGCCATTTTTAAGTTCACAATTAAGAAGTGTCGTCTCTAAATAAAAGCCTAATTTTTTAAGAGTTTTTACACTAGCGGTGTTTTTGGTTTCTACAAAGGCTTCTAATTTGTCTAGTTCCATGTTGTTAAACACCTGTTCTAGAATCAGTGATAGTGCTTCAAACACATAGCCTTGTCCCCAGTTTTTTGGATATAACCAAAACCCAATTTCTGCTTTGCGTTTTTTTTTGTCAAAGTCATTAATGCCAGCAGCTCCCAAAAATTGATTGTCATCTTTAGTGCAAATTGCCCACCAGACTCCTGCCTTAGTGTTCTCAAGTTCAGAAAACCAAATCATTTGCTCTTCGGTAGCTTCTAAACTATCAAAAGAGACTCCATAATACTTAATTACTTCTGGGTCAGATAAGCCTTTAAAAACTGCTTCCTGATCTGTAGCAACAATCTGCCTTAATAAAAGCCTTTTTGACTCTAAAACAGGAAATGATTTACTCATTAAAATTCCTTATTATTTTAAACTATCTTCTTGTTTGTCTACATTATTCCAGTCGACTGTAGGAATCTTTACGATTTCAAAAGTTGCAGACGCAAGCAACACCTTACCCTTTGTTTCCTCAATTTTTTTACCAATTTCTTGATGAAGGATGTTTTTTGTAAAGCGTCTTTTTTTATAATCGACAATATACCTTAGGTTTAATTGGATCCAATTGTCTGTAAGTGTAATGGCTAATGTAGGATCAACTTGCGCGTCTTCTATATAGTATTTAGACACCACTTCTTTCCAATCAGCTAGGGATGCTTGTACGTATTCTGACAATCGTTCTTGAGCAATAGAAATTACTATTGATTTAGCCAACTCAATATCTGATCCATATCTGATAGGCAAATTAAACTCATCCCAAACAAAAGGAAAATCTTGAGAATAATTATAGACAGGACCTTTAAAAACAAAGGCATTGCTTAATTTTACGATACGTCCACTATAATTGTCACTAGAGATCCACTCTCCTATTTCCATCATGGTTGTATAGATGCTGTCGATATCAATCACATCTCCTTTAATACCGTTGATCTCTATTCGATCACCGGGTTTGTAGACCTTTACAAAAAAGATATAGAAGGATCCTGCTATACTCAAGATAATTTCTTGCAAGGTGATGGTAATACCCGCGGTCAGTAAACCTACTGCGAGTCCGAAATCTTTAATGCTTCCTGTAAAATAGGTAATGGTGACAAGAACTACTAAAATATAACCAATAATTTCTACAGCCTTTTGAGTTTTGTATTTAACTGTATTGTTTGGAAGATTTTTCTTAAGCGCTTTTCGCAACCAGGTAATGAGTATAAAAACTAGGAGTATCCAAACCAAATACTTTAAAATATTTGTGCTAATGGGATGTGCCGTAATCCAATTGTTTAATTCTTCTAACAAGTGTGTACTATTTTTAAGATTAAAACGATTAATTGACTTGTTTGCGATAAAAGTACCGCTATATTTACCAACCTAAGATACTATTTCTGCTCGAATTTTAGATAAGAATCTGTATAAATTTAAAAAATACTACCTGTACCTTTAGTTTATTTTGTCTGTCTTGTTTTATATATATCTTAGCGCTGGTGTAAATGACCATTACTTCTTTTTTGGTCGTATTTTCTTTTTGTTTTGATGAGTTTGTATCTAAAATCATCATAAAATAAACTTCCTATTAATATTAATGCACCTAAGATTAAGGTGTCTAGTTTTAAGTTGAGTTTAGAATATAAAAATCCACCGATTAAACCTCCTGCAAAAAAGAATAAAATAATAAAGATCCTTAGTTTGATGTTTGCTTTCAGTTTTTCTCTATTGTGATGTATTTTCGGAAAACACAACTGAGCTAAGTCTATCCCTAAATCGGTAAAAAGCCCCGTTAAGTGAGTGGTTCGAACAACCGCTTTTGAAATTTTGGTCACAAAAGAATTTTGAAGCCCCATGGCAAATAACAATAAACAAACTATCACGTCTGCTGATATCCCATTATAGATATGATTTGATAGGGCAATAGAAATTAAAATACAACTTTCAATAATTGTTGGCAGTAAAAAAATATTTAACTGTTTGCTTTTCTTATATTTTTCAATAAGAAAACTAGACACAAAAGAACCCACCAAAAATGAAAAAATATACAGAAAATAGATAGTTCCTTTCCAAAAATCAAAATCAGCAACATCATTTATAAACAAAGCAAAGTGCCCTGTTACATTGGTAGTTAACTGTTTAAATGCTAAAAAACCAGTAACATTAA contains:
- a CDS encoding mechanosensitive ion channel family protein: MLEELNNWITAHPISTNILKYLVWILLVFILITWLRKALKKNLPNNTVKYKTQKAVEIIGYILVVLVTITYFTGSIKDFGLAVGLLTAGITITLQEIILSIAGSFYIFFVKVYKPGDRIEINGIKGDVIDIDSIYTTMMEIGEWISSDNYSGRIVKLSNAFVFKGPVYNYSQDFPFVWDEFNLPIRYGSDIELAKSIVISIAQERLSEYVQASLADWKEVVSKYYIEDAQVDPTLAITLTDNWIQLNLRYIVDYKKRRFTKNILHQEIGKKIEETKGKVLLASATFEIVKIPTVDWNNVDKQEDSLK
- a CDS encoding GNAT family N-acetyltransferase, with product MSKSFPVLESKRLLLRQIVATDQEAVFKGLSDPEVIKYYGVSFDSLEATEEQMIWFSELENTKAGVWWAICTKDDNQFLGAAGINDFDKKKRKAEIGFWLYPKNWGQGYVFEALSLILEQVFNNMELDKLEAFVETKNTASVKTLKKLGFYLETTLLNCELKNGIPISLHVFIKKSIDAQ
- a CDS encoding YoaK family protein gives rise to the protein MFRHQGKSRTLKHNLQIATILSFVAGIVNVTGFLAFKQLTTNVTGHFALFINDVADFDFWKGTIYFLYIFSFLVGSFVSSFLIEKYKKSKQLNIFLLPTIIESCILISIALSNHIYNGISADVIVCLLLFAMGLQNSFVTKISKAVVRTTHLTGLFTDLGIDLAQLCFPKIHHNREKLKANIKLRIFIILFFFAGGLIGGFLYSKLNLKLDTLILGALILIGSLFYDDFRYKLIKTKRKYDQKRSNGHLHQR